CTAGCTACGTAGGGAAGCCATCTGATGTGAATGCGGTTGCCGGACTTGTCCGCAAACAGCTGCGTACCCAACAACATCATGATGTACGCACGGGCATATCGCCGCACAGTCTCGTCATCGGCTCCCGCGGGGCACTCACCAAAAGTCTCCTAAAACCAGCTGCAGTTCACTGCGTACTTCTGAACCTGGCTGGGAGGAGGAACCACTCCAAGCAACTCCTGGAACCACACCCAGGCTGGACAGCCACCCTGGATGTAAATTTGGAATTCTGATAGGCAGCCGCTCACGTAACGCCCGTCCACTAGCAAACCCAACTGGTATGCCACGTCCTGAAGTGTGATCGTGCACTCTCCGAACGGCATGTGAAACGTGTGCGTCTCCGGACGCCATCGCTCGATGAATGCACTGACAAGGGCCTCGTCTAACCGGAACCATCTATCGTTCAACCTTGCAAGATGGTATAGACCGGCCATCTGCAAGTACGAAACGTATCTGTCATCGAGTCGCATGCCCTACTGCCGCCGCATGCTCCTGATGCATCGCTGAGGCTGCGCATGAAATGCACCGCATTGTTAAAACCAACTTAATAACCAATGACAAACATAACAACACGATAAATCTTCTACAAAACATCATACTAAATAAAACCGCATAAAAATACATGAACGAGAACCACATGCAAAACAAACCCATAGACCACACAACTAAACGCTGACATAAAACAGCTTAAGTAGAACCACTAACATAAAACAACTTAACtaaaaccactaacataaaacagctaacataaaacaactaacacaaaccactaacataaaacaactaacagaaaccactaacttaaaacaactaacataaaccaccaacataaaaaactaacataaaccactaacataaaataactaaaacaaaccactaacataaaacAACTAACAGAAACCACTAATATAAAACAACTAAGATAAACCACCAACATAAAAAAccaacataaaccactaacataaaacaactaaaataaaccactaacataaaccactaacataaaccactaacataaaccaccaacaGAAACCACCTAGATAAACCACCAACTAAACCACCATCTAACCCGCATGCAAAACCTCTAAACTAAACCACCAGCAATACAACTTCGATTTACCGCTAACATAAACCGCCACTAAAACCGCATGCAAAACCACTAAGTCACATATACCGCTAGCACGAAGTTATTTCTGTACTAACCTCATCGTTGATGACCCCGGCTATATGAGCAACTCCGTCCAAGCGATATAACCGTGCCGGATCGTCCCCCATCAGCAGAGTATTCTGTTCAGGTCTTCGTCGGAGAGAATCTGAGTCATTTTCTCTGGGATTTGGTGGGGTAGGGGAAAGGAAGAATGGTTCGAATGAGGTTGATTCGAACTCCTTATATAGCCGAATCACtactaattcgaaccaggtaGGTTCAAATTATTAAGGAGCCACGAGAagggtaattcgaaccaggttggttcgaattacataagTTGCAATATTAGGTATAAGTCGAACTGGGCTTGTTCGAATTATGTGGAATCGAAGTTTGAACCtccttggttcgaattacatgcaaCGTTTCCTCAACCTAATTCGAAACTTTAGCGGTTCGATTTATTAAGGATTCTAATTCGAACCATACTGGTTCAAATTACATAAAGATAGGCCTTGGCTCATTGCTGAAACGATTTTCACTTTGGCTTATTTACGTAATTTCCAACTTGTCTTGGCTTATTATGGTTTTTTGCCCTCACATTTATGCATATCAACTCTATTTTTTTTGTGTCTAAACATGGAAAGAAACAATGCAAACACTATCCCATCCAGTTTTAGGTAATCCTAGGAACATTGACGCCGTTGTTAGGGACATAGAAATTAACACCCCATGGCAGATGATCACTTGGAAGACGGATGTACAGCGTCCAAATCAGATCTAGACTTCCAAAATAAAGACAACGATGACCAAACGATCGCGATACCCACTCAGAGAACAAAAGGACCACATGATGAAGGCACCTTGATCCCTCCTCGTTGGAGAATTAATTTTGAGATTCACCATCCAAAAGATGAAGATCAGCCCCATTCTATCGAACTTATGGGATTACTGCACGGACATCACGGCCGACTTGAACAACTCGAACAGGAGATAGAGCAACAAAGGGAGGCAGAGATAAATCTTaggaaagaaattaaatgatCGAGAGAGTTGGAAGAAAAGCTCTCAAAGTTGGAATCCGACCTTTGAAGTAGGAATCCACATATGACTCGGGAAGACACCCCTCTAGGAGGGGAAGACCCTTTCATCAAAGACATCATGCTGGCAAGGGTTCCTAGAAGCTTTAAAAGCCCTGTCATAAGCCTTTATGATGGAACGACCGATCCGAGACACCATTTAAGCAACTTCAAGAGTCGAATGTATTTGGTCGATGCCTCAGATGTGACTCATTGCAAGGCCTTTCCAACAACCCTAACCAAGTCGCCCATGAAGTGGTTTGATAATCTACCACCTAGGTCGGTCACTAGCTTCGACGACCTCGTAAGAAAATTCTTCAcccaattttcaacaaaaaaagACAAGGTCAAACACGCACCTAGTCTGTTTGGAGTCAAACAATAGATCAGAGAATCCCTCAAAGACTACATGAAAAGATTTAAGAAGGCGTGCTTGGAGATCCAGAATTTATTCACCGAAGCGGTAATAATGGGGTTGGTCAATGGTCTCTGAGAGGGGGCCTTTTTCTTAATCTATCTCAAAGCGTCATCCGATCTCTTTAAATGATGTAAAAAAGCGAGCTAAAAAGTACATTAACATTGAGAAAAATGTCAGGATGCGAGAACCTGATTTCCAACAAGCACATCCTTATCAAGCTCGAGAATAGGAGAAAAAAcccaagaagaaggaagaataCAACTCGAAAAATCCAAGGAggtaccacaattacaccccgtTCTGCGAGTTTTCCTTGTAAACATTTATAGAAAAATTTTCCATACCGAGAAAGCTATATGGACAATCTACAAATAACCGTTACGACTTAAAAATGTGTTaaaaaaaactggtcagcaAAGGTCGGTTGGATAAATATCTCAAAGCAAGGTCAGACAGTCAGGGAAAGAGAAAAAGGGATGATGAACACACCGGCCGAAGAGATCGGCCCACCCAAACTCCAAAAAGACATATCCACATGATAGCGGGTGAATTTTCCAGAGGAGGGCTAAAAAAGGTCATCCAGAAAGAGACATATAAAGGAAGTCTATCAAGTGGAGGAAGAAACTTCCCACTTTCCAACCATTTCTTTCACAAAAGAAGACGCGCAAAGTATAATACCCTGGCATGATGACCCCGTGGTAATCACCATGATACTTGCTAATGTAAACCTTCATAGGACCTTggtggaccaaggaagctcagttGACATTCTATTCAAGCTTGGTTTCAACAAACTAAGGTTGGAAAAGAAATAATTGAAGGCATATCCAGACACCCTCTTCAGGCTAGGGGATACGCCTATCAGATCATTGGGCTTCATTCCCTTACATACTAcctttgaaaaagggatgaggtCCAAAATCATGAGTATTGACTACATTATTGTTGATGTAGCTTCAGCCTATAACGCCCTGATAGGTTGGATGACCTTGAATCGACTGGAGCTATTGTTTTCAcccctcacctctgcatgaatTTCCGACGCAAGAAGGGATTGCTACGGTAAGGGGAGATCAAAAGTTAGCAAAAAAATGCTACAATAAAAGTTTGAATCTGCGTGACAAAGGTAAAAAAGTCAATTCAATTGAACTCGGTGGAGTCCGAGGAAAAGACGAACTAAGACCACATCTTGAACAAAAGATGGAGGTAGTGCAGGTCGGAGATGAAGTCGGAAAAAATACCAACGTAGGAATAAACCTAGGGGCAAATTTAAAAAAGGGTATCATCAAGCTCCTACGCAAAAATTCTGACCGCTTCGCTTGGAAAGCGGTCGactgacgattggatttttgacggtttagaattttacaaatgaaatctcgtcgaagtatagtctctaaaccaacaataatcctttcatacaaaaatttgtttgtcacaagtacaaacccctaaaatctataaaccgaagtatttaaacctcgggtcgttctccctaggatttacaataaagtgttttgttattggttgtgagttattttggggtttttgagattatagacaagaattataaaatggcaaaggaaataaactaacaactaacaaagctcttggcaagatatgagaactagaagtcctatcctagttatcctcttcaattgtgataacaaattgtccattgctcccacttagttaacctctaactatggaggaaagtcaagtggatgaatcaatttgattcctcaagtcctaatcaactcctaaaggaaagactagctttagaggcattcaaatcaattagcaacttctaattatcaaccaacaaaagaattagataactcaagagtcactaattactctacctaggccaagaggaacaaaacctacactaaaatccaaccaagcatttcatcaaacacttggaaggcacaaaagaaaagcaaagcaaattgacaacaagaatagaatctaacaacatttattgaaaggaattaacaacaacaatcaaaagaaacacatttattatgaattaccttttattgaattggaagaaagtagaagaaacaatactagatctacaacaaaatacaagaacaacataaaggagattgcaataaaagaatggaagaagaatgaatgtaacaacaaggaattgagaagatagaagtagaagaagatgaatctaaatctaaatctaagaactaaacctaaacctaatcctaattctagagagaagtgagagcttctctctctaaaactctaaaactaaaactaatgatcaaaagtatctaaaaatatgaagagttgtcaatccccttcaatccttgactcttatatgcattttggcgccaaagttggttgctgaaaccttcccaaaatcgccaggcacgtgcttcattagtgaggtcatgtgccatcatcggcgcgtgcgcgcatggtacgcgtgcgcgtgcttggcctgtttcgcaatgtgcgcgcgagcgccttgtgcgcgtgcgcgtgcttggctgactttgcttctttgactttttttatgcttctctccacttgtatgcttccttccttgcttcctctgatccatgcttagcctatttcatcgtgagattactaacaaacacatcaaggcatcttatggaatcaaagaggaaatagaatttatcaaaataaggcttaaaaagcatgtttttacacttaagcacaaatacgggagagattacgaAATCacgctaattcctaggctaaatgtgacaaaaggctatcaaaatactctaaattcaatacaagacaaaccgtcaaattggggtttgtcatcGACATGTCTGAAATTGATCCTGAGCTCATGACTCGTAGGCTAGCAATATATTTTAGGTCCTGGCCTATTCAGCAAAAAAGGCGTAAACTCGGACCTGAATGAGATCAAGTGGTTAAAGAACAAGTTCAAGCATTACTAGAAGCCGGGTTCATCAGGGAGGTTAAATACCCATTATGCTTGGCAAATATCGTGTTGGTAAAAAAGCAAAACAGGAAGTGGAGGATGTGtgtcgactacaccgacctcaataAAGCCTGTCCAAAGGATTCATATCCTTTTTCCAATATTGATACTCTAGTAGATTCATCTTCAGGATATCAGTACTTGTAttttatggatgcatactcaagatataatcaaatcccgatgttcAAGTCGGATCAGGAGAAGACGTCATTCATCACTCCAAGAGCAAACTACTGTTACGTGATCATGTCATTTGGTTTAAAAAATGCAAGAGCCACATATCAGatattaatgaacaaagtgtttgcACCTCACCTCAAAAATTTAATGGAAGCATATGTAGATGACATGTTGGTAAAAACCAAGAAAGAAGCAAATCTCATGCCCGATCTCTCACAAGTATTTGATATCATAAGGAACCATGGGATGAGATTAAATCCCACAAAGTGCACCTTTACGGTggatgcaagaaaatttttggagttcatgctcacacaaaggggaaTTGAAGTCAAACCTGACAAGTGCAGAGCTATCTTAGATATGAAAAGCCTGACCTTTACGAAGGAAGTCCAACAGTTGAATGGCCGGCTTGCGGCACTATCCAAATTTTTGGCAGGGTCAGCTTTAAGATCCTTGCCTCATTTCTCACTACTCAAAAAAGGATTCCAATTTGAATGGACTCCAGAGCGCGAAGAAGCTTTTCAACAATTCAAAACCTTTTTAAGCCAACCACCTATCCTTACTCAGCCTAAAATAAGAGAGGAACTGATACTATACTTAGCCGTCACTGACAAGGCAGTAGCTTTAATTCTGATACGGGAAGATGAAGACGGACAACATCCCATCTACTTCACCAGTAAGGTCTTATAGGGACTAGAATTGAGgtaccaaaaaatagaaaaatttacATATGCCTTAATCTTGGCGTCTAGAAGTCTCCGACCTTACTTCCAAGCACACACCATAAAGGTCCAAACTAATCAACCCATGAAGCAGATCCTCTAGAAAACAGACATAGCAGGTCAGATGGTACAATAGGTCATAGAATTGTCTGAGTTCGACCTAAAATATGAAACTTGGACAGCCATTAAGACCCAATGCTTCACAAATTTTTTAGTAGAATACACTAGTGACAAGGCTGAAACCTCCATGACCTGGAGCTATATGTGGATGGATCTTTCAATAAAGTCAGAGGCGGCACTGGCATCATCTTGGTCAGCGAAGAAGGGACTCAAGTTGAGCTCtccctaaaatttgaattccctgCTTCTAACAACCAGGGCAAATATGAAGCCATGATTACAGGATTAAAACTTGTCAAAGAAGTCGGGGCAACAAAGGTTGTAGTCTTTAATGACTCTCAGATAGCAACCTCTCAAATCAATGGAGAATATCAAGCGAAGGACcccaacataaaaatatacttAGAGAAAACACTCGAACAACTTCAATAATTCCTTGAGACAGAGGTCCGACATATAGCTCGAGAGCTTAATAGTAGAGCTGACGCCCTTTCCAAATTGGCAAGCACTAAGCCGGGAGGAAATAACAGGAGCTTGATTCAAGAAACTCTCAAAGAGCCATTGGTCAGCAAAACAGACCACAAGTCAGACGTATTACCCATCTCCGACATGAATTTCAGATGGATGACTCCCCTTATCGAATATTTGAAATTCAACATCCTCCCCGAGGAATAGAAGGAAGCCAAAAgaatccgaagggaagcacaaaaCTATACCTTAGTGCAcaatgtcctttacagaagaaGGATATCAACTCCCTTGCTAAAATGTGTCCCGACTTGCAGAACTAAAAAAGTCTTGGAAGAAATATACAACGGCAtatgtgggaaccacctcggagctcggtcACGAGTCCAAAAAGCAATTCGAGCTGGATTCTATTAGCCGACCTTACAAAGAGATGCAACAATTTTGTCAAAAGATGCCCTCCTTGTCAGATGCATGCTAACTTTCACGTCGCTCCTCCTAAAGAACTCATCAACATAACCTCCCTATGGCTTTTTGCAAAATGGGGGTTTGACCTACTTGGGCCTTTCCCTCAAGCTCCTAGACAAGTTAAGTACCTTATCGTGAGAGTGGATTACTTCATCAAATGGATTGAAGCAGAACCACTGGCTATTATCACGGCCCAAAAAAGCCAAAAATTCCTGTATATGAATATTATTTCTCAGTTTGGGGTCCCACACTCCATCGCCACAGATAATGGTACTCAGTTCACTGACTCTACTTTTAGGAGCTTAGTGGCGAGTATGAAGATCAAACATCAATTCACATCGGTGGAGCATCCCCAAGCTAATGGACAAGCAAAAACAGCAAATAAAGTCATATTAGCTGGATTGAAGAAAAGGTTATAGGATGCAAAGGGAGTATGGGCAGaagaacttccacaagtccagTGGGCTTATCGGAAGACTCTTCACTCGACAACTGGGGAGACACCATTCCGACTTGTATACGGGGTAGATGCCATAATTTCCGTTGAAGTCAATGAAAAAATTTCATGGGTAAAATTCTATGATGACGTAGAAAATATCCAAGCCCATAAAGCAGAACTCGAACTCCTACCAGAAGTCCGAGAACAAGTTCACATAAGAGAAGTCGCGTTAAAGCAAAGAATGTCGACCAGATACATAAAAAGGTCATTCGGAGAAGCTTCACCACAAGCGACCTCGTTCTGATAAGAAATGACATCGGGATAACCACAAGATAATTGAAGTATTAAGAAAAGACTACTACAAGGTGTCCGACCTAAACAGAACCGAGCTCCCAAGGTCGTGGCACCCATGCAACATGAAGAGATATTATAGCTAGAATCGCACCTtgctccctgatgtactctttttttCCGAATTCACAGTTTTTTCTCGAAAAGGATTTTTTTGGAGGGGGTTTAACAAGGCATCAAAGCGAGGGCTAGGGGCAGGAAAAATTACCACCCTTAGTAGCAGAAGCATTTTTGTAAATTACTCATGATTAAtgataaaatctttttaatcccATTGTTTATGCTACGATATGCACTGACTTAAGCTtgaaaaaatgcaaaaatctgTTGCCCGACCTAAGTGGTCGACAAGACAAAgtgacgaggtacaagtcggtgtaaagaggttatgtACGTCGATCATAAAAGCTCATAATTCACGATTTATAAGTCGGAAGGTGATTGGGCCCCCCAAAATACATCGCAAAAATAATCTAAGTTTCGATATAGCTGACTTGTAAGAAGAGATTGGCCATCCGAGTATGACAATGGAAAGGTCTTAAAAATATATTCTAAGTTAAATAAGGGTAATCACTCCCAGCATGCAACAAAACTTTATGAAGCTTCACAAACAATCAAAATAGCAACTTCAACACGAATATCTGAAGCATTTAAAAAAGTTGTTTAAAAAGTTGCTAAAACCCTAGGAAAAGGGACTGGCATTCGCAAATGTACgcaaaaaacatacaaaaaagGTGTTCATAAAGGATCCACAAGTCGGGCCTTGAAAAAAGCAAACTAAACAGGACCAATGAGAGGATTCTGATAATCAGAAGTCACGACAGTAGAGGAAGTCGGCACATTCTCCTCGGTCAGAACAACTTCAGGCTCAGGAAAGGAAGTCAACTTGGATGGAACGACTTCAGGTTGAGAAGACTCTCTGATAGGCCCCCCGAAGCTTTCAGATCAGACAATTGAATGTCCCCTTCTTGATGGGGAGGGACGATTTTCTCATCAATCACGACCATGTCTGGGTTAAGAGGTGAGATGTCCAACTCGAGAGCAATAACCCGAAGCTaagccttcaaattttcaaacatcTCATCTGTACCCTCCGCAACCGactcctccaactcggcgtacTCATCCCTAAGTCGGTTTACCTCTTCATGTAGGTCCAAATTTTCTCCAAAAACTCGGGCAGAATCTTCTTGGGTTTTCTTCTTCAGACTCTCAGCCAAAGCACAAGAAGATGCAGCCTGCTTTTCACTTTTTCGAGCCTTAATGAGGTCAGTTTTCAACTTAGACTTCTCCTCCTCCCACTCCTTCTTTACTTCACAGAGGGAGACCACCTTGACTTGCAAAGCCTCCAAAGAGCTTTGAGTAGCATTCAAAGGAGTCTTTTCCAACTCCTTTAGTAAAGCAAAATATACCCCAACCATCCGAATCCCACCTCGGATCAAGACTTGAAGATGGTTTTGGATCGAAAGATTCTCCATAGCAATGAAGCTATGAGGAAAGATGTGTTTGTCACAAAAACTCACCCATCAAAGCCAATATCATAAATATGACGCTTCCAAACTCTGAggtcttttattttttagaacTCGGATCCGAGACAAAAGGGACAGGAGGGGTAACAAcaaaaagaggaggaggaggaggaggaagaacgGATACCGACTTAGGCTTAGATGAAGTTCTTGAGTCTGACTTATTCGGGGAAGGAGTATCCGACCTTCCCGAGTCGTGGAGCTGCAGGGCCCGAGCTTTAGCGTTCCTCTTAGCCTCTTGAACTTTCTGGTAGGCTTTCAAACGACTCTTCATTTTTTTTGCACAAGAACATTGAGAGTTAGAAACAACTTGGATCAACAAACAAGTATTTACAAATAAAATCAATAACTACCTAGCTTGGTACGAACATAACTCGACTTTTCGAGAAGAAATTTCTTCGTATCAAGGTTTAGAGCCCATTCCCAAGCCTCTTGGAATAATTATACAATAGCTTcctcaacctcttccaagtctacCAGGTTATATTTATCGACAAGAGTTGACTCTACCTAATATAATTAGATGCGAGGTTCATTAATTATTTTCATCCAAGAAAAAAGGACGGTGACCCTCAACAGCCCAAactttaaaattgaaaattttgaaatcatgaaatgGCTAATCAAAAATAGAGAATACTTTCCGACCTTGTATAGCTCGGAAAGAAATTCATTGTTGTTTATTGGTGGAACTGAAAGGTCTTATGAgttgaaataagaaaaaaaaaagaccttCAGGGAGATCAGAAAGTCAAGCTCACGACTTACGAGCTGgcatattttcaaaaaacccCAGAAATTTGAGTGAAGTTGGGTGGGAGCCACTTTATAAAAAGACAAGACGTCAATTTCAAAGTCGAAAAACGAAAAAACCACCTCAAGTCGAGTAAAAAGGCAGtcatacataaaaataaaattaagctTCGACATGATAACTCGGTTAAAACACACTCGGTCCTCAGGGTCAAGGGAAACTATCTCA
The genomic region above belongs to Arachis stenosperma cultivar V10309 chromosome 5, arast.V10309.gnm1.PFL2, whole genome shotgun sequence and contains:
- the LOC130980409 gene encoding serine/threonine-protein phosphatase 7 long form homolog; amino-acid sequence: MRLDDRYVSYLQMAGLYHLARLNDRWFRLDEALVSAFIERWRPETHTFHMPFGECTITLQDVAYQLGLLVDGRYVSGCLSEFQIYIQGGCPAWVWFQELLGVVPPPSQLFADKSGNRIHIRWLPYVARLEEMGTYSWGFTALAWLYRCMCRVANRHVVKLAGPLQLLQSWIFWRFPRFRPAGYETFSWPLASRWSGYNHSGSEKGPRVHMWRLRIDRLQDRERFWSLDI